The Streptomyces sp. B3I8 nucleotide sequence GGGACAGGGCGGCCGCCCGGGCGGAAGTCGCGCTGGCGGAGCGACTGGAGGCGTACCAGAGCTACCCGCCCGAGTTCAGGATCGCGAAGTTCTCGGGCGAGCCGAAGTACGAGCCGGAGGCGCGCGCGGAGCTCGCCATCAGCTACCTCCTGCATCTGTGGGCGAACGATCAGGGCCGCACGGTCCGCCCCCTCTCCTCGGACGAGCTGTTCGAGCGCGCTGCGGGGGTCACCGACTTCGGCCCCGGACCCGGCCTGGTGTCGCACCAGACGGCTGCGGCATGGGCGGGCGCCGTCACCAAGCCCGGCTTCGTGAAGTACGCCTGGCAACCGGGCCACGACGACTGGCTGTTCAAGCTCAGCGGGTCCACGGCGATGTTCCTGCCGGCGACTTCCCTGAAGGCGACGGAACGCCGGGTACAGACCTACCGCAGGATCCGGGACGGGTTCGACGGCAGCGCCACGATGCTCCGGGTGGGGGCCGGGTACGCGGGATTCACCACGCTTCCCACGGGTGCCGTCGTGTACGCGACGTCGGGCGTCGCGGCGGGGGAGGGGCACCTGGAGATCCACAACCTGACCATGCCGGGCGTGCCCGGCCTGACCGGGGCGCGGACCTACCGCTTCGCCGAGGGAAGCGCCACCGTCGCCTCCTCCGACTCCCGACCGGCCACGCCGGCCGCGCGCGTCGACGAGGTGACGTTCGAGCGCACCGAGGTACGGCATGTGCGCATGCTCGGTGTGCGGCCCGACCCGGCCTACGGATACTCGCTCTTCGCCTTCGAAACGCGCGACGGGGCGGACGGCACCGATCTGGCCCGGACCGGCACGGCCACCGCCTCCTCCTACGACACCGGCAAGGAGCCGGCGCTGGCGGTGGACGGCAGCCCGACCACCCGGTGGGCGGTGTCACGGGCGGACCGACCCCGAGCCGACAGCTGGCTCGCCGTCGACCTGGGGGCTTCGCACGCGGTGGACCGGGTCACCCTGCGCTGGGAGGCCGCCGCCGGTCGCGCCTACACGGTGCAGGGGTCGGCGGACGGAGTCCAGTGGGAGGACCTCGCCTCCTGGCCGGTGCCCGACGTCACCAGCCGGGGCGGCTGGCTGGACATCGACGGCCGCGCGGGCCTGGTGGTACGGGGTTCGGACTCCCGCCTGACGGTCCACCAGGACGAGATCATCCTGGCCGACGGCCCGGCCGCGCCCCTCGTGGTCGAGGGACTCCCCGGCGCCTCACCCCGTACGCTGCGCGAGCGGGCCGCGGCACCCGCGCCACGCGCGGACGCCGAAGCCGTCCGTGCGACTCTCACCGACAGCCACCTCAGCCTGTTCAACCTGTCGGACGAGCCCGTCACCACGCGTGTCGACGTACCGCAGAGCGGGAGCGGGAGGCTGCTCTTCGAGGGACGGCAGACCCTCACCGAGGGTGGCACCGCCTACGAGGCCGAACTCGACGCGGCCGAAGCCCGGCTGCTGCCCCCGCGATTGACCCTGCGCCCCCTCGACGGCCGTAGTCTGCCGACGGGTCTGCGGGCGCGGGTGCGCGACGGCGCGTCGGTCGAACTCACGGGACCGGCCTGCCGCGTGCGGGTGAGCGCCCAGGGGCGCAGCGAGGTGGCGGTGGTCCGCGCGGGCCGCCCCACGACGGTCACCGTGCGGCGGGCGACTGCCTACCCCCTGCGCGACCTGGCACTGGGCCGCACGGTGTTTCCCACCAGCCCGCTGCCGCCGGGCATGTCGGACCCCTCCGCCGCCGTCGACGGCGATCCGGCGACGGCGTGGGCGCCCGGTCCCAACGGCCGCCTGGTCGTCGACCTCGGCGCCGATGCCCGTGTCCGCGACATCCGCACGGACTGGACGAACGGCCATGTCCCGGGACTGCGCGCCGAGTTCAGCAACGACGGCCTCACCTACACCCCGGCCGGCCGGCTCACGGGCCGCGGCCGCACCCGCCACCTCGGCACGGACATCACCGCCCGCTACGTGGCCCTGGCGACCGACGCGGCGGACGGGAGCGGCGCCCGTCTGGTCCACCTCTCCCTGCGGTGACGGCGGGCCGGTGGCAGGCCGATCGCTCCCCCCGCGACGCCGTGTGGTTCTTTCATCCACTGACACCAGGTCCCGCAGTCTCGCCGTCCGGGACCAGGTCACCGACGCCGGCCGGCCCACCGCGGCCCGAACACGGGCCCGGGCCGCGGCCCACCACGCCCCGACGCTCGCTCGGACAGCCAGGTATGCGACAACGTGACGGTGCCGTGCGACGGTCTACCGAAGGCCGGTGGCCTCGCGAGCTCGCCGGAGGGCTGCGCCGGCCTCCGGTCCGCCTGCCACGTGCACCGACAGTCCCGGCAGGAACGGCAGCGCCGCCCAGTGGGTGATGTGGTCCTCACCCGGTCCGCCCGGGGGGTAGCGGATGATGCCGTCGGAGTCCACGAAGCAGTCGTGGTAGTGGCTGTCGTCGTCGGACCGGTGCTGGAAGGTCGTCGGGATGTACAGGTCGTGGAACACCATGGGCCTGACCAGCCAGTAGTGTTCACCTGCGACGGAACGGTCATGGAAGTCGTGTGGCCAGGTGCCGAACGTCGCGGCCGCAACAGGTTCCCCGGGGTGAGGCAGCCTCACTCGTGCGTCGACCCATTCCACATTCACCTGCATGTTCGGTGTCCTCCGGACCGCTCGGTTCCTGACTGTCGCGTGTCGCTGTTCCGCTCCGGCGCGTCCGCCGGGGGAGGGACCCGATCAGACTCGTCCTCTGAGACGTCTCGACATCCGGCAGGGTTGCCTGTCCTCTTCCGGCGCGCGGGGAGCGGGGGCGCGGGCCGTCCGGCTCCGGCGGTGGGCGAACGGTGCCGGCACCTTTCCGGGTGAGCGAACGTGAGGCCGTACCCGGGTGATCCACCGGACGAGCAGCGGATGCGGCCGAGGTGAGCCGGGGGGAGGGAGCGCTGCCCACCTCGAGCGGCTGCCGGCCGGCACCGCGGCCCGGACTCCTCCCTGTCCACGGCGCGGTCACGGTGTGCCGCTCAGCGCGGGACATGCCCTGGACGTGCCGCTCAGCGCCGGACTTTCCCTGAACCGGCGACAACCGCACGCGCAGCGGCCCCCTCCGGCGGCCCACGCCCGCCTTGGCCGCCGCGCCTTCGACGGCGACGGGACACCACAGCCCGCGCTCCCCGCGTCCTGGTCTGAACGCCCCGCCACCGGCGGGGCGTCAACGGGGCCGTATGCTGCGCCAGTCCGTGAACCGCCCGCTGAAAGGGAGACCGCCCCGCCGTGTTCCAGCAGACCCCCGTCTACGATCGCCTCGTCGCCGAACGCGGCGACATCCCCGTCCAGGTCCGCGGTGAAGCCGACCGGATACACCGCGACCTGGCCCAGGTACTGCGCCCGGCATCCACCGCCCAGCCGAGCGCGCCGCAGAACATCTTCGCGCCGAAGGTCCCTCCCGCCGCCCTGTAGGGATGCGGGCCCCACAGACCCGGCCGTGGCGTGACCCCCGCACGATGAGCGTCGTCGCCCGGGGGACACCGCTCCCTTTCTGTCGCGCAGTGACGGTGCCCGGCCGAGTGCCGCGTCGGCCCACGACCGGCGCGGACAGGCAGACAGGCCCCGGACGTGCCGCGTCACTCACAGTGTCCCGCCGTGGCAGCCCCCGCCCGTCGGACAGAAGCCCCCGGGAAGGGCGGACCAAACCAGGAGACCGTCGACGCTCGCCGGATCGTGGGCCCAACCGGAGGAACGGCGGCACCACCATGACCTCACCCCACCCGCGAAGGCGCCCCCGGCGGCGCGGCGAGAGCCCCCGCGGGCCCGCGACGGACCGCAGGCAGTCCGCGACACTCTGCCGCCCGCGTCCGACTCCGAGGCAGTGGGTCAGCCGCCCAGCGCGCTGCCCGTCGCCAGCGCCACCGTCACCGGATGTGTCGGTGAGCTGAACAACCGGGCGGTGGGGCCCGACTCCACCACGTGCCCCTCGGACATCACGATCACCGCGTTCGTCCGGTCGGCGACGAGGCGCAGGTCGTGGCTGACCAGGACCAGGGACAGGCCGCGACGGTCGCGGAGGTCAGTCAGCAGGTCCATGACGGCGACAGCGGTGTCCGCGTCGAGCGCGGAGGTGACTTCGTCGCAGAACAGCACGTCGGGGTCGGCCGCCAACGCACGGGCGATGGAGACGCGTTGGCGCTGTCCGCCGGACAGTTCGTGGGGGTAGCGGTCGGCTGACGCGGCGGGCAGACCGACCTGCTCGAGGAGTTCCAGGACACGGGTGGACGCCTCGGCGCGGCCGGTCCGGCGGTGCAGGAGGAGAGGGCGGAGCAGTGTGGCGCCGACGGTGCGGCTGGGGTTGAGGGTGCCGAGCGGGTCCTGCGGCACGAGTTGGAGGCGGCGGCGTTGCTCGCGGGAGCGGCGATGCGCGGCGGGGGCGAGGCCGGCACCGTCGAGGCTGACGCTGCCGCCAGTGGGACGGTGCAGGCCGACGAGGGTGCGCAGCAGGGTCGTCTTGCCGGAGCCTGAGGCGCCGACGATGCCCAGGCTGTTTCCGGGGGCGAGGGCGATGTCGATGCCGTGGAGCACGGGGACGCGTCGGCCGCGGTGGGTGTGGGCGGCATGCAGGCCGGACGCCGTGAGCATGGGCGGGCTGTCGGACGGGGGGCGGGCGGGTTCGTTCCCAGGGCGGGGGCCGGGCGGGGTCGCCCCGGGGCGTGGGCCGCCCAGGCGCACGACGTCGTCGGCGAGGCGGGCGACCAGGTCGGTGTCGTGGCAGGACAGGGCGATGGCGATCCGATGGTTCTCGGCGAGGTGCCGCAGGAGCTCTGCCATCTCGTCGCGCAGCGCCGGGTCGAGTCCGGCCGTGGGCTCGTCGAGGAGGAGGACGGCGGGTCGGCGTGCCAGGGCCCGGGCGAGTGCGACCCGGCGCTGCTGGCCGCCCGACAGTTCGCCGATACGGCGGTCCGGCAGGCCGCCGTCGACGGACAGCCGCACCTCGTTGAGCTGTGCCCGGAGGGCTTCGCGGCTCGGGGCCGCGGTGACTTCGGCGAGCAGGCGGCGCACGCTCATGCGCGGGTTGAGACCGGAGCCGGGGTCCTGGCCGACGTAGGCGAGGCGGTGTCGGCGCAGGGCGCGCAAGGCGGGGGCGGGCAGGGTGAGAGGGGCCTGGCCGAGGACGGTGACGGTGCCGGTGGTCCGGTCGGTGTCCGGGGGCAGGGTGCCCGTCACGGCTCGCAGCAGGGTGGTCTTGCCGCTGCCGGAGGGGCCGACGACGGCGGTGACGCGGCCCGGGGCCAGTTCCAGGTCGGCCCGGTCCAGCAGGATCCGGCCGCTGCGGGCGGCGACGGTCAGGCCCGAGACCTGGACCGCCGCGTTCTCCCCGTCCGCTGCCGGGCTGTCGGGGTACCAGTCGGGCATGTGGTTCACAGTGCGGGTACCGCCTTCCGGCCGGCTACGGGGATCAGGGCGGCTGCCGCCAGGTTGACGCTCATGGCGAGCAGGCCGATGGCGATGCTGGGGGCGAGGACGGCCCAGGGGTTGAGGAGGATGCCCGCGGAATTCTCGCGGATCATCAACGCCCAGTCGGCGGCGGGCGGTTGGGGACCGATCTGGAGGAATCCGGCGGTGGCCACGAGGTAGACGGCAGCCACGAAGCGCAGTCCGAACAGCGCGAGCAGCGTCGCCCGCAGGTTGGGCAGCACCTCGCGTACGACGAGGTGCCCGAGCCGTTCGCCGCCGACGGCCGCTGCCTCGACGTATCCGGAGGCCGCCACGGGTGCGGCTGCGCCGGCGACCAGGCGCACCGCGTACGGCACGCCGAGGACGACCGCTGCCGTGACGACCGCGAGCCGTCCGCCGTCCGGCCAGGACAGGGTGACGAGGAGGATGCCGAGGACGGCGGGCAGCAGCATCAGGACATCCGCGGTGCGTTCGACGATCCGTCCGACGGCCGGGCGCAGGGCGCTGACCGCGCCGAGCACGGCGGCCACGGCCGTGACCAGGACGGCGACCAGGAGAGAGGTCACGACGAGTTCGCGCCCTCCGGCCAGCACCCGGCTGAGCACGTCCCGGCCCAGCTGGTCGCCGCCGAAGGGGGCGTCGCCGCCGGGTTCGGCGTAGGGGGCGGTGACGGGGACGTCGATCGCGTGCGGGACGAGCCACGGCCCGGCCAGGGTGAGGGCGATGAGCAGCAGGGCCGGGAGCACCCGCAGTGCCGGTCGGCGGCGCCCGGGGAGACGGCGCGCGGGAGGGACGGGATGTGCGGTGGATGTGGGTACGGTCATGTCCGGCCTCCCGAGGCCCAGGCGCGTACGAGGTCGGCGAGCAGCAGGACGCCGGTGATGACGGCTCCGGTCACGGCGACGACGCCGGCGACGAGCGGGCTGTCCCGGTCGGTGACGGCTCCGGCGAGGACCGAGCCGATGCCGGGGTAGTTGAAGATGGTCTCCACGACGACCGCGCCGCCCAGCAGCATGCCCGTGGAGGTGGCGATCCCGGCCGTGATGGTCGGCAGCGCGCCGGGCAGCAGATGGTGGGTGAAGATCCGGTGCCGGGGCAGCCCGTCGAGGACGGCGGTCTCGATGTGCGGCGCTGTGGACTCGTCGGCGAGCGCGGCCCGCACGATCCGGACGTTCCAGCCGATCTGCGGGATCGCCAGCGCGAGCACGGGCAGGACGAGCATCTTCCAGGAGGCGGGCGAGCCGTCGGCGTCGGTGAGAGTGACGGCGGGCAGCCAGTCGGTCCACAGGGCGAAGACCAGCATCAGGGCCACCGCGACGACGAACTCGGGCAGCGCCAGCACACCGGTGGCGCTCGCGGACACGGCCCGGTCGACCTTCCCGCCGGGCTCGGCCGCTGCCCAGCAGCCGAGGGTGACGGAGGCGACCAGGGTCACCAGGAGCGCGAGCCCGCCGAGCAGCAGGGTGTTGGGGAAGGGACGGGCGAGCAGATCGGTGACCGCCTCGCCGTGCGCCGAGGTGCCGAGATCGCCGGTCGGCAGGCCGGTCATCCACTCCCGAAAGCGCTCCGGCACCGGCCGGTCCAGGCCGAGCAGATGACGCCGCTCGGCGAGGTCGGCCGCGCTCTCTCCGCGTTCGGAGGTGGCGGTGGCCGCGTCGCCAGGCAGCAGCTCCACGGCGGCGAAGACGAACGCGAGCAGTACGGCGAGCAGCAGGGCCCGGCGCGCGAGCACCGCGGTCACGCGCAGGAGGAGACGTACGACGGCCGGGGCCGGCCGGGGCTCGTCGCCCCGGCCCGGCCCGCGTCGCACGGCCCCGATCAGCGAGCCAGCCATGCCGTCTCGAGCTGGACGCGTCCGTAACCGGGAAGGGCCGGCAGGTCCCGCACCGGCGCGGCGGCGAGGTCGATGCCGTCGGCCATGCCCCACAGCAGGTAGCCGGACTCGTCGTACTCGAACTGCTGGATCTCGTGCAGCAGCTCGGCGCGCTCCGCGGCGTCCTCGGTCGCCATCGCCTTCTCGTACGCGGCGTCGAACTTCTTGTTCCTCCAACCGGCCTCGTTCTGGCCGGAGTCGGACACCATGGTCTTGCTGGCGAAGAACACCACCGAGTCGTTCGTGCCCCAGTACGTGGTGTACAGGTCGCCCTTGAGCCAGGTCTTTCCCCAGAACGTGGCCGACTCCTGCTTGACCACCTCGACCTTCACCCCGGCCTCGCGGACCTGGGAGGCGAACAGGGTGGCCGCCTCGGCGAGGCCGGCGATGTCCTCGGTGGTCAGCAGCCTGTACGTCTTCGACAGGTCGAAATCGGCCTCCTTCAGCAGCGATCTGGCCTTGGCCAGATCCCGCTTGCGCTGCGGGATGTCCTTGGCGTAGGCGGGGTCGCCGGTGCCCAGGATGTCGTTGGCGACCGTGCCGTACCCGGACAGCACCTGCTTGACCATGGCCTCGCGGTCCACCGCCAGCCGCAGCGCCTCGCGCACCCTCGCGTCCGCGAACGGTCCCTCGGCGGTGCGCATGACGATGGGCATCGCCATGTCGTTGGGGCGGCGCACGATCTGGACGTCCCGGCGCTTCTCGGCCGTACGCGCCGCCACCGCCCCGACGTTGGAGGCGACGTCGATCTGGCCGGCGAGCAGCGCGTTGGCCATCGCCTGCGGGCTCTCGAAGATCTTGATCTCGATGGCGTCGAGGATGGCTTCACCGCCGTACCAGTCCTTGTTGCGGACCAGTCTGGCGTTGCCGGCGCGGAACCACTCCAGCTCGAACGGGCCGGTGCCGGGCGCCTTGCCCAGGTCGGAGTCCTTGGTGTCCTTCTTGAGGACGAACGTCGTCAGGCGGGTGAGCAGGGGCAGTTCGGCGTTGGCGTAGTCGGAGACCAGGACGACGGTGTCGTCGCCCTCGGCCTTGATGTTCGCGGGCTTGATGCCGGGCAGCCGGGAGGCGCCCGAGGGGGTGTTGCGCAGCCGCTTCAACGACCAGACGACGTCCTCGGCGGTGACCGGCGTGCCGTCATGGAACTTCGCCCCCTTGGCGAGAGTGAAGCGCCAGGTCCTGAGGTCGTCCGACGCCTTCCAGGAAGCGGCGAGGCGGGGGAGGGTGTTGGGCCTGGCGCCAGGGACGGTGAGCGTGTCGTACACCAGCGAGATGATCAGGTAGTCGCTCTCGTTGGCCTGGGTGCCGTGCGGGTCACGGGTGATGGCCGAGGCGCGGCCCAGCGCGCCGACCCGGAGAGTGCCCCCGGGCCGCGGCTTCTCGCTCGTCTTCGATGGCGACTTGGAGGAGGTCTCGTCGCCGCCGCCGCAGGCGGCGAGGAGTGCGGCCGCGCCCATCCCGCCGCCGGCCCACAGCACTTGACGCCTGTTCCAGTTCACGTACGCCCTCGTTCCCGTCACATGAGGAAGATTACTTAGGTGTGCCTACCCTAAGAAGATCCCGTGTGCAAGCTGTGCGGGCCATTTCGCGCCTCTGCCGGGGCGGTAAACCCGCACAGGGGGGCGCATGGCAGCGCGAGGGGCGTGATGCGGGCCTCGCGACGACATGAGGTCTAGTAAGGGTTGCCTTACCTAAATTCCGCTGATACGTTCTCGGCCGCCGAGGCACAGCAAGCCGACAGGAACGCGTTCCCGCCGCAATTCCCCCTCACCCGCACCCTGGAACGGATGACTCCGCCATGCCCACGAGAGCCGCATCCTTACGGCAGCTCGACCCGCACACCGTTGACGAGCTGACCGACACAGCCCAGAAGATCCTCGCCCACTTCGGCAGTTCGGCGGCCCGGCCCGAACTGCTCCGCCGCGTCGCGGCGTCCGCCGCCCGCCTCGGCGAGGCGATCCGCCACCACTGCCGCCCGGTCGACACCGACGACGGCCTGTTCGTCCTGCGAGGCCTGCCCGTCGACGACGGCGGCACCGGCCCCACACCTTCCAGTTGGGCCACCGCGGGCGACAGCGCGGCCGAATGGGACGTGATCCTGCTGCTGCTGGCCACCGCGATGGGCCATCCGATCGCCTGGGAGGGGCAGCAGGAGGGCCGGTTCGTGCACAACATCGTTCCCTCGCCCGGCCACGAGGACGAGCAGACCGGCGCGAGCAGCACCGTGCTGCTCAGCCCGCACACCGAGGACGCCTTCCACCCCGGCCGCGCCCACCTGCTGCTGCTCGCCTGCATGCGCAACCACGACGCCGTCGCCACTACCGCCGCCAGCGTCCGCAAGGTCCGCCTCGACGCGGACGACGTGGCGCTGCTCTCCCGCCCGGTGCTGCCGATCCTCCCCGACGACGCCTATGCCGAGGCGCAGTCGTTCGCGGAAGCGCCGCCGAAGGTCCGCGTCCTGTGGCAGACCGAGTCCGGACCGACCCTTCGCTACGACCCCGCCTACACCCCGCTGGACGAGGCGCCCGCCGACTACCGCGCCGCCTACGACCGGCTGACCGCCGAGCTGGAACGCGTGTCCGTCGCTGTCGCGCTGGAGCCCGGTGACGTCCTGGTCGTCGACAACGACCAGGTAGTGCACGGTCGGGTGCCGTTCAAGGCCCGCTACGACGGCACCGACCGCTGGCTCAAGCGTGCCTCGGTGCGCGTGCCCGGCCGCCGCAGCCGCCCGCTGTCCGAGGCGGACGAACACGGCTATGGCCAGGCCGCGCTCGTGGCCCACCTCTGATCCCGTCATCCCCTCGTACGAAGGGACCAGCCGTGACCGACACCCACCCCGCACGCACGGACGACAACCCGCCCGGCACATCCGCGGACGACAAGACCCTGCGCATCCTCAGCACCAGCGACGTCGTGGGCCTCGACATCTCCCTCGCCGAGGTGGTCGAGGTGGTGGAGCAGGCGTACCGCACCTTGGCCGACGGCAAGTCGGCCAACCCGCGCAAACTCACCGTGAAGCCCGACGACGGCCGCTCCGTCTCGTACGCCATGCTCGGCCGGGACGGCGTCCGCGAGGCCGTCGCGATCAAGACCTCGTACAAGCACGGCCTCGACAAGGGCCGTGACGAGCAGCACTACTACACGACTCTCACCCTCTACGACGACGTCACCGGCCTGCCGGTCGCGATGATGGACTGCGGCCGCATCGGCTCGCTGCGCACGCCGGCCGTCTCGGCTCTGCTCGCCCGCGAGCTGGCGGTGCCCGGCAGCAGCAGCGCGCTGGTCATCGGCACCGGCACCCAGGGCCGGCTGGCCCTGCCGTTCCTGCTCACCACCCTGCCGGACCTCGACCGGCTCATGGTCCACGGCACCCACCCCGACGGCCTCGCCGCGGTCCGCGCACAGCTGGACCACCACTTCCCCGGACGGGAGGTGGAGGTCGTCGACGACGTCCGGGCCGCCGCGGCCGGCGCCGACGTCGTGGTCGCCGCCGCCGGACAGCACACACCCGCCGCGGTCGAGGCGGCCGACCTGAGGCCGGGCGCCCTGTCCATCCTGGTCGGCCACGGCATCGCCCCCTCCACCCTGCTCAGGGCGGACCGGGTGATCGCCACCAGCGAGGCGCAGATGAAGGTCACCGGCACCGACATGGCCGACGCCGACGGCAACTTCCCGCCCGTGGACGCGGAGTTCCCGGAGGTCGTGGCGGGCCGTGCCGAGGGCCGGCGCTCGGCGGACGAGCGGATCTTCGCCTACAACAGCGGCCTCGTCGTCACCGACATCGCGCTCGGCCACCGGTTCGCGCAGCTCGCCGTTGAACAGGGCCTGGGAACGAGGGTGCCGCTGTGGCAGTGACGCACGCCGCCGGTGCCGCGGCGGGCGGCTCCGCCGGGGCCCCGCCGCTGCCCGCCCACCCGGATCCACAGCTCGACGCGATCCTGCACAGCGCGCTTCCGCATGAGCTGTCGTACGCGCTCGGTGGCCCCTTCCACCTGCTGCTGCCCGAGCGCTTCGACGCCAATGCCGCCGCATTCGACAGTGCGTTGCGCGAGGCCGGTGTCGAGGGCCGCGTGTACTACGCGAAGAAGGCCAACAAGGCCGCCGCATGGATGGACCGCTGCGCACTGTCCGGCCGGGGCGTGGACGTGGCCAGTGCCGGAGAACTGCGGGACGCGCTCGGGCACGGCGTGCGCGGCGAGCACATCGTGGTCACCGGGCCTGCCAAGGCCGGCGGTCTGCTGCGCGTCGCGGTCCTGCAGGGCTGCCTGATCGCCGTCGACGCCCTCGACGAGCTGGAGAGCGTCCTCGCGCAGGCGCGCGCCGTCACCCGACCGGCGCGCGTGCTGCTGCGGCGGCTGCCGCCGGTACAGCCGCACAGCCGCTTCGGTCTGGACGCGGGGGAGTTGGAAACCGCTCTCGCCCGGTGCGCGCAGGCCCAGGACGCCGTCGTCGTCGAGGGTTTCTCCTTCCACCTGTCCGGCTACGAACCGTCGCTGCGCGCCGCGTCGGCGGGCGAACTCGTCGAGCTGTGCCTCAAGGCCCGGGCCATGGGGCTGAGGGCGGACCGGATCAGCATCGGCGGCGGCTTCGCCGTCGACTACACGGACACGGGGCACTGGGAAAGCTTCCTGCGGGAGCAGCGGCCCGAGCACTATCACGCGGGCAGGTCCTTCGATCCGGCGGACTTCTACCCGTACCACTCGCCCGTGGCGGGCGCCGATGCGCTGCGCACGATCCTTGCCGGGGACGGTCTCGCCGGGCGACTGCGTGAGGCAGGCGTGAAACTCTTGTTGGAGCCGGGCCGGGCCCTGCTGGACAGGGCCGGATGCACGGTGTTCCGCGTGCAGGGTGTGAAGGACCGCGGCGGCTACGGCATC carries:
- a CDS encoding ornithine cyclodeaminase family protein, whose protein sequence is MTDTHPARTDDNPPGTSADDKTLRILSTSDVVGLDISLAEVVEVVEQAYRTLADGKSANPRKLTVKPDDGRSVSYAMLGRDGVREAVAIKTSYKHGLDKGRDEQHYYTTLTLYDDVTGLPVAMMDCGRIGSLRTPAVSALLARELAVPGSSSALVIGTGTQGRLALPFLLTTLPDLDRLMVHGTHPDGLAAVRAQLDHHFPGREVEVVDDVRAAAAGADVVVAAAGQHTPAAVEAADLRPGALSILVGHGIAPSTLLRADRVIATSEAQMKVTGTDMADADGNFPPVDAEFPEVVAGRAEGRRSADERIFAYNSGLVVTDIALGHRFAQLAVEQGLGTRVPLWQ
- a CDS encoding alanine racemase; translation: MTHAAGAAAGGSAGAPPLPAHPDPQLDAILHSALPHELSYALGGPFHLLLPERFDANAAAFDSALREAGVEGRVYYAKKANKAAAWMDRCALSGRGVDVASAGELRDALGHGVRGEHIVVTGPAKAGGLLRVAVLQGCLIAVDALDELESVLAQARAVTRPARVLLRRLPPVQPHSRFGLDAGELETALARCAQAQDAVVVEGFSFHLSGYEPSLRAASAGELVELCLKARAMGLRADRISIGGGFAVDYTDTGHWESFLREQRPEHYHAGRSFDPADFYPYHSPVAGADALRTILAGDGLAGRLREAGVKLLLEPGRALLDRAGCTVFRVQGVKDRGGYGIVTVDGSSLSLSEQWFNSEYLPDPVLLPRHEPHGEPYAACVGGATCLESDMVTWRKVRFPTRPAVGDLLVYPNTAGYQMDSNESPFHELPLPPKVVLDTAGGTTRWRLDRHPLA